The DNA region ctaataatggaataaatgtcattttgttgtCACTTTTAAGCATCCTCTGGCTGTAGATTGTTTTCCAACTTTATACTCTACAAAAAGCTTTGCACATGAATAGTAAAAGTGTAATTTGTGCATTTACCTGTCCTTTATAACAGAtgaagaacatttaaaatgctcTGCTGCACCTTGGTTACATTAGCAATTGACATTTACCATTAGAAGTCTACCAAAAAGCTTATAATGACTTACTTGCATCTCCAGATCATTTATAACAGGTCATGAAGTAAGTAAGGAATCTTTTATACTTGCCCTGATGAAGGCCTTAATGGCTGAAATGCGTAGGCATGTTTTTGACTAAGCAGCCATGAAGTATTAAAGGCTTTTGAAATGTATTACCCTCTTGAATGCCTCAGATCTTTCCAAGAACTCTAAGTAACGAATTATATTTAACTCATTGGCGTGTAATGAATTGCTTACATTTTAGATTAGGGGGATGCAAAGAGGTTTATAAAAGCTTCGTATACATGTATTAAGTCTTTTAACAGGTTTGAGTAATTAGGTTACACATTTATGTATGACGGATTGTTTACACTTTAGATTAGGGGGAAACACAAAAGCAGAAGCACTAGTAAATGATGAGGCTGAGGTTGAAACAGATGAGGAACACCCAACTCCTCGaataatcattaatcattaattaaacTTCTACCTATGATTTGTTCATGAATATTTCCACTAATCATTCATAGATGACTTACATAGATTACTTACATGTTAACATACcattaatgaatcatttataAAGGTATATTAATGTCTTGTTCATGATTAGTTCATCGGTAACTAAGGTCTTATAAATGACTTACAATAGATCATGTGTGTTACCAAAAGAAGATATTTAACAGGCTTTAGGTTGTTCTGTAAAAGtaattttacacttttatttgaacacatttaaatgtattctgtgTCTGTTATATAAAGCAGTGGTGGCGGTGGGGGCAAACATTACACAATAACGTCATGATAATATAAAGTAAACaataatgtaaacaatgcaAATGAATCTACTTCATGATGAACCTTTTTTGTTGCTGCACCTTTACAAAATGAGATGTCACTTCATGTCACTGCCATCTTTTATTCCATTAAGAGCAGAATCACAGTATGTGGAAAATCCTTTTAGTTGCACTACAGAGAGAAGAACCTCTAAAGTTTCAGAAAATGCATTCATAACAGCAGTAAGTGTTGTTAAACGACCTTCTGGATTTTTAAAGCTTGCCAggattttttctttcattcatttttatgatacatgagagagagagagaaacacaaaaagcagGGTTATGTCAAGTTATAGAGCACAAGAGGTCAAGATGTACCTACCGATTGGTAAAACCAGGAAAAAAGGGAGCCAGCACAGAATGAAGCAACCGACAACAATGCTAAGGGTCTTGGCagccttctcttctcttgcgAACTTCAGAAGCTTCGGGAGGGTGAAGATCTTGCGTTTATGCCTCACCCtcccctcttcatcctcctgctTCTCTGTCTCAGCAGCGGTCCCTCGGTGTATCCTCAGCATCACCCCCTCCGTCTCGACCCCTTTCCCCTTACTGCCCTTCCTGAacatttttgtctctctctttgccaCACTGTACACACGGCAGTACATGGCCAGGATGATGACCAGAGGTATATAGAAAGATGCCAATGCTGAGAAAAGAGCATAGCCGGGCTCCTCTGTGATTCTGCACACAGTCTCATCTTCCGGGTCAGGCTCCTTCCAGCCAAAAAGAGGACCCACGGATATGGCTGCAGAGAGACCCCAGAGAGCAGCCACTGCCGTCAGGCCTCGCCGCCCTGTAGCTATGGCGGGGTAACGAAGAGGGTAGCTGACAGACAGGTAGCGGTCGATAGAGATCACGCACAGACTGAGGATGGACGCGGTGCAGCAGAGGACGTCCAGGGCTGCCCAGACGCTGCAGAAAAGACGACCAAACACCCATCTGCCGAGCGCCTCCGAGGTGGCAGAGAAAGGCAGGACAGCTGAGCTCAGCAGCAGGTCTGCTGCTGCCAGGTTGGCGATGAAGTAATGTGTCACAGAGCGCCAGTGGTGGTGGCACAGCACAGACAGGATGACCAGGATATTCCCAAGGACCCCGAACACCACAAACATCATCAGTACCATTCCCAAAACCACCGCCTTGACTACATCCACCTTTGGGTAGGCAGAGGAGCTGCAGTTGGGGCAGCTCTCTGCTGCAGTGAAAGCAGTCATAGTCTCAGCAGCCTTTGGGTCTTTTGGGTGTGTTAGCTTGTTAAATGTCTTGCAGATTAATTACACTCATGCCACATCTGTTCCTTAACTACTAAAGTGCAACCCACTGCCTCTTTCTGTTCCTCCTAACGCAGGGGATAAAAGCTTTTTCCTTCTGTATTGACTGCTCTCCCACTTCATTTGTAGATGCAGCCTCTCTTGCCAACGGTGATCACGTGGCCTTGGCCAAGAAATCTTGGCAGAAAGTCAtttgtagaaagaaaaaaactcttcCACAGCTTGTCATTTTGGGTCCAGGAGAGCTTAATAGAAATGACAGATACTCATGTTTTAAGTGGCAGTCACTGAGGGGTTTGGGATGTCATGTTGAGCCATACTGAAAGGCTTTTTTGAAGGAATTCCTGTTTAAACAAGAGAAGAGATAAAGTATATTTAACAACACATTCATAAACCAAGACAGGCTCACTACCACTTAAGCACTCTTCTCTATTTGGCAGTGTAGGACAAGATCTAAACTTAACAGAAGAAAcagaacacattaaaaaaattgccacaAAAATCATTACTCAGTACTCGGTTATGATTAAAGGGTAAAAATATCACCCAGAGTCTGACAatctatatttataatattttctcCCTTCATTACAGCTGCATTAGAGAAAGGAGGGCTAACGCTTGAAGGCAGCGTGTACAATTCTAAATTCTTTAAATAGGCAGattgattaaatgaaaatgtctaTTTAGAAAGACTGAGATGGGGCACCAATGTTTTTGAACGGCTGGGGCGGTAAGGAGTGtaatagaaatgaaaaaatagaGACAAGATAATaatcaaaaacaacacagggACAGACAAGGACACCACAGAGGCAATAACAATCCCAGGGGGCAAATAGAAAATCATCTGTGGTATTATGAGAACACCAGCCAAGCATGCAGAGACTACAAAGATAAATGAAAGCACAGATAATTTTTTTAAGAGCAGCCGGAGCCTGTGATGGCTTCCTTGAAGGTCTGCAAGCCAGGCTCTAACTCAACTGCCAGATGACAGGCTGGGAATTGAACCTTGAGGAGGGCACTACATTACAGCAGCGGAGGCTTTGGTCGCCGATAGTCCCACTCAGTGTCACTCTCGCTGTACGTGTTGGAGATCTGGGATGTCATCCAATGAGATAAACTGCGGCGAGgcaaaaacagaatgaaaaagcAGCCGCGATAAAGCCTTCGGTGAGCAGAGTCATGCTTGTCACATGGTCGTACAGGATCAAAGACTTTCGCTCAGTGCACATCCCACCACGAGGCAGAACGAAATTCAACCAAGTAAACACTTAATGCTGGGATTTCCGCCTCAGTGGCCGGAGGgggaattgaattgaaatgggGGAGTGAATGGATATCTTGGATTGTTTCAGCAGAATAGCTCGACGCAGTGATATTTGGAATACATTTACGGTTGTAATGAGATTTCTCGGTGTGCTGAAGTGCCTGCAAAAAGAGATTAGCCGCATCTAAAAAGTTTATTTCttcaacccccaccccccccgcTGTGATTTGAggactgctgttactgtaaaaagtgtgaaaaaggaaagagattTATACTGACCTGAGGTAATACAGTAGATCTAGTGAAAATTCAACAAAGGTAAAAGCGGCTCAATATGCTGAACATATACAGGGAAGTAATGcaatgtgtaatttaaaaatgtattcgtAAATACTGCAGCACTGCACTGTAGGTCTCAAGGTACTGCAGTCTgtgtttaaaggcaaataagTCTGGGACACATTTATGCCCCGAAGCTGCTTCACTGGCCTCGGGGTTCAGTATTTACTAGAAGAACTATTTTTTATTAGCGCGTGCTGTCTTGGCGTTTGCCCCAAGGCTTTCTCTCTAAACTAAAAACTCTgcctcatgttttattcatgcatGTGCTCATGCAGTACGGAAGGGGCAGGGCAACAACAACAGCGACGtgacaaaatgatgaagtgGTAAAGATGTGTTAAATGACCTCTCAGCCTGTTCAACTGTTGACTGCCTTCCAGCTATTTCCACTGCCAtccgttgtttttttttctcattacatTTAACTATAGGGAATTCGATTTGTGATTTGACAAATGTACTTGTAGATAAAAGGGTGTAGTGATAGTCATGAGATAccaaaaacaaaggaaagaacatggagagaggaggaacgATCATGTCACTGCAGTTTCTCCAGATATGAatctgaaatgagaaaatatgatAAAGTCCTAGAATACTTGGTCTCCAAATATAGAGCAATGAAAACTATGTCAAGAGAAATTAATCATATCAATGTTGGGCTTATATTTCATATAGAAAAGGCATCATCAAAATGTCAAGGTGCAGCAAGCAGAGatgccaaatatttgctcaTTCCAGCTTCTTTATATCTGctttacatcattacatcatctcAACATATTTAGATGTGGGAGTGCTGGTCAAGCAAAAAAAGGGGGATGTCAGCCAGCGATCGACTATTTTTGTACATTAAATTTATTAAAATCACTTGTTGCACTGTTAGTAGTCGACCAGCAGCCTAACATTGAGACTGTATAGATCTCTCATTATGCAGATAATATTTGATTAAAAGCCATCAGAGAACATCATTACACCACAACCTACAGCCGAAATACAAAGGTGTAGCACTCAGGTTATTGCATTAGTGGATCTCATGGAAAGATGGCACTTTGCCCTTGAAGAAACTTTCCCGTAAGCCTCCTCAGTCTGAGTGGCCATTACAGAATTGAAACAAGGCAGCCAATTAAATCTATGATTGGAATTATAATTAGGATTTTGTTGTAGCAGAGAGAATATTAGTGAACATATTAAAAGGCTTAATGTAGCCTGACCATGGACACATTTAATCAGAAAAGCAGTTCACGGGAAGAGAACAACATTATTACCAAACGGCTGTTGTGCACAATGTTAACATAAGCCTTTCTGACACCATTTCATCtaagttcagtgtttttttctttaccgTCAATCGAACGCCTCTGCATTGCCTTACACAGCTGCCTATACATTCATTATATCTTGTGTTGTCAAGCGTGTACAAAAACAATGAGCACAATGAGCTAGACTATCACTGTGTCCACCATCATTGCAAATTGAGCTGAATAATCTGCACACCTGTAACATGTCTCAATTACATTATTATCTCTGAATGGCACTGTAAATTCATTTAAATCTAAGAAAAGgagcagaccttgaaatttcaCAACATAAGAGCAGGAAAGATTGTTCTTGCCAgttaatttaattaatcaataactAAAAAAGCTAAAATCACTGTTTCTATtcaaatattttgaatatttctcTACATCACCACCATTATGACACATTTCTGGGTGTTAAATGTGCCTGTTGACTGAAATAAGATTGTCTCATGATGTATCAGATTAAATCTAACACGCTTTTGAAGTGCACACATGAATCTCTTTTACATGGTTATGTATTCTGCCGTCAGTGTCGGGCCACAGTGGAGTTCATATATCATTTGTTTCCACAAACACTCTGTAATATAACAGTTCCTGTCAGGTATGCGGAGCACTGCACTACCATGATGAATTACTTTATATTTGAGGTCCATTTCTAAAATGCTGTTCTCTCCCAGGGGAGCAGTCGCTTGTCTGAAGTTCATAATTGAATTCCTTCATGACATAAATCATTATGTTTTATCAACCTTGGACATTAGCTGCACACTGCCCTTCAGGAAAAACAATAAGTGTTTTGTCTTGTGCTTTCATCCATGTGAAGAGGTCGTGTTATTACTGTTTATTCTCAAATGGCAGATGTATCTCAGAGGATGATAACGTTTAATTTTCCTAAGCTTCAAACCATGAGCCTTTGTAGTCTGCCAATATTACAATCATTCATCATCTTcataatattcataaaatatGTATGTTCTTATCCAATtttgcatctgtttttttttataccgGAGATGGCTTAGGTACCTGTTGAGAGGAAATGTTCTgaatataattttaaatgaagCTGCAAAGGCGACTTATACATATGAAAGAGTTATCTTTACTATTATTATGTTTGAGTAGTTTTAAAGTATGTGTggaataaacaaacactgaacattaGGCTGTATGAATTAGCATTATGAACTGATGGTGAAAATAAAGCAGTTTTCACAATGTGTTGATCACTggcctattaaaaaaaacaatcagcatATTCTCCACatgattaaaatgaatcaaaaatatTCTTAATGATCCATTATGGAAATCAGGAGTCAGTCACTCAGCCAGTGAAGCTGTGGGATgaagggggaaagagagagagagagagaaaaaaataagtcttacCTTCTTCAGAGCGCACACATCTCACTGTAGCCAgttcaaaaaaatgaaaacaagtcaGCTAATTTTCTCTGAAAGCAGTCAGGCGTTATTCTCTCTGATACAGACAGCACGGAGAGCAAAGTCAAGTGATCCCTTCCTGCCATCCTCCTACCACTCGCCTCTGGTGAGAAATAAAGTCACAGTGGACCACCCCACCTGATCCTCCCAGGCCCCGCCCCCTGTCCTAGCAGCTCATACCTTTTATTTAACAGGTGGTCACATGTCCTGCTCactttatcagtgtgtgtgaccCAGTACCCCAGAGCCATGTTTAtgactaaatgaatgaataaggaAATAAAGCAAACTCGGTGTGtgtttaatacaaaataaaagggAAGACAAGCAATTTGTATTTTAAGCttacatacattaaaaaaagactaaaacatcCTTCTACAGATACAAAAATCACCTGCGATTTAGTTGACTGGGCTAACAACGTCTGCACACCCCATGATAAAGGATTAAAGGATTTGAACTTGTGCAAATTAACACAATATTTTAACAAGTTCAACAAGCTTTTCAAAAGTTGGGTTTTGTCTAATTTTTGGGACAAACATGATGTGGGATTTGGGGGAAGTGCTTGTAATTTTCCAAATTGTTCAGGACGTCCGGTCACCTTTCATCTCAGCTGCCATCAGCCCGACAATGTTTGTCGTCATCCTAGGGAGAACATGATCCGATGAACTGATCTGCAGCATCATTTGAATATGATACAGATCTGCTAACCGTAAGTGAAATTGTGTTCCTTGGTAAGCTATATTTAGGCAGGTGAAAGACACATGGACAAACATGGGTATAAATGACCAACAGTTTTAACGTCTGCAGGTGTTTTTGTAAACAATGTCAAGAATTTTCATATTAGCATTTCCTTCACCTCTGTTGTCTGTTTGACTGCTGCATGTTTGCTAATGATTACCGTAATTTGTGTGTACGCAAATTATGTATAATAATTCCCACTAATAATTCCTTGTGTGTCATTTCCTTCTGACACATCTAAGTCATCGAAGTGGTACTCAAAAAAATTCATCCAGCTTTGGCAGGTCTGTACGATATAAGTAGATGAAATCTAACAGTTGTAGCTGCCACAttagtttgtctgaatgtaaaatgaaactGCCTCTGGAGCTCCATATGTACAGATAtcaccacatttcaataaacataaatgtattaaagtgaACAAAccagttacatttttacattaaatttaattttatatgatAATACTACATAACAATTTGGACttttaacataatttactgCATCTATTAATGAGGTCAttttttgtgagaaaaaaagtgttagtgGAGCTTTAAGTTgatattattttttcacagtaCAGATAGGTGTGTTGAGGACTTGGCAAGTTTGATATCGGAGTACAAACTTAAAAGCACAGTAAGATGCGGTCAAGTGTTGCAATCTTAATTTATGTCGAGTGCACAACAACCACATTCGATTTGATACAAGACTACCCTGTCAAAATTCAAGACCATTCACCCTCAAAGGAATCACCAAACTAGCAGAGATTTTACAGCAGGctaaaaactttgttttttgggACAAACAAGGACCAACTGCTTGTAATTCAGGACTTTCCCAAATTTTTTGGGACGTCTGGTAACCCTATGGTCATCTCAGCTGCTAGCAGCCCGACAACGTCATCCTGAGGAAAACATGATCTGATCTGCAACTTGTAATGACCACGACTGGGCAGTCTATATGGTGACGTCACACTTCCGCTtttgagaaatgtgtgtttactttaaTGGGAGAAGATGCATGTCTGAACCTTGTAGCTAATTTtgtgataaaagtattttttggaGCACTGAAACCGTGACCTGTACCACTGTCTGTCTcaataaaactacagctaaagtGAGAgtattcttcttctgttgttcaTCCCTTCAATTCCGACGACTCCCCCGAGATCAACCATATCTCTACAAGCTCTTTGGTAGTTTACCACTGGCTTTAATGTCTCTGCAGCTTTTTAATATATGATACAGACCTGCCAACCTCTATGCATTTTATGTAGCAGGTACGTACTTTGACATCAAGGTATGCTGGTATGATTTGTTGATCTAAACTACGCAAAAAACTGGTGACACCTGTGAGGTCAGTTGTGCATGAGCAGTACTCAAGTCTAACAGCAAGAGGCAGCAGTGTGTAGCATGCTGAAAAGCAAAAGAAGACGACGAGTTTGACCGATCATCATCTGCCTGATTCATTCCACCTGCCTTCATCCAAATATCATGCAGGGATGATCATGATTGACAAACGTGTGATGTCATTTTGTGAGAATGCAAATTGACAGCGACACATTATCGATTTTATCCATCTCGTTCCCCCTCCTCACTCTGGCGGGCTGGTTACTCAAGTGGGGATGCTTCTTTTAACGCCTCTGTAAAGGTAAATGCACTAGGGGGGAAATGGAAAGTTGATATTGTAAATTGAGTTAACTTAAGTCAACGCAGACCTGCCAACCTTGGAAAATGGTTAACGTTAATAACGTTAGCCTAATGTTACAGCAATCTTGCTTGTTCGCCAGGCATTTAATCAatttcaatcaatctttatttgtatagcgccaaatcacaacaaagtcatctcaaggcactttacacattgAGCatgttctaaaccgtactcttcaggttttaattttaaagagacccaacattcccacatgagcaagcacttagcgacaatggcaagaaaaaactcccttttaacaggaagaaacctcagctagaaccaggctcaaagtggacggccatctgcctcgactggttggggtagagaggaaagagcggaaggataggagagagaagcacattgaaaatcaacattgaagctagtaggtccgggactggaatctgtcacccggacgtctacaggcccagattacctgtgagacaagaaagcacagacaactctgaggaagaagtttaggttattgaatgcattaatagtacatgaatgttaatggatatagatggatggatagagagagagagagagagagagagagagggagagggagagagagagagagagaggatgagagaggggctcagtgcatcatgggagtaggagtcccccggcagtctaagcctatagcagcataaaccaggagctggtccaggacaagcctggctgGCCCTGATTATGAGCTTGCCATTTAAGTTGGCAAAGTAATGTTAAATTATATTGTccgttaaatgttttttaatggaCAATATTTCAGACTCAGGACCAGTCATTTGGGGTTCAGAGACTTGTTGAATCAACACCAAGGTGCATTGGAGTTGTTCTGGTGGCATGTAGCTACCCAACAATTTTCTAAAATACTTAATGTTAGTTTTCCCTCTAATTTGTCACCTATCTGTACATGAATGCAGTAGTGATCATTAAGTTTGGAACCTACGTTAAACTGTGTTCCTTAGTAAGCTATATTTAGGCATGTGAAAGACAAATGGACAAATATGGGTATAAATGACCAACAGtctgcagatgtttttgtaAACAATGTCCAGAATTTTCATATTAGCATTTCCCTCACCtctgttgtctgtttgtctgctgcATGTTTGCATATTGATACCATAGTTCGTGTGCATGCAAATTATGTACAATTATTCCTTGTGTGAACAGCAGTCATTTCCATCTGACACATCTAGGTCACCGAAGTGGTACTCAAAAAAATTAATCCAAGGTTGGCAGGTCTGTACGATATAATTCCTTTGGAAGATCAATGTTGGTCCCACAGATGAAATCTAACAGTTGTAGCTGCCACAttagtttgtctgaatgtaaagtgaagcttcatgttttgACTGGACAGTGCTTCCTCAGGGACtccatactgtatgtacagatatcaccacatttcaataaaCATGGATGTATTAGAATGAACAGATCAGTATACATTACCAACGGAATAAAAACTCTCTGTTGATAAGGTTAtttttgatgagaaaaaaagtgttagtggagctttgagttgagattattttgtaatgttgtaatccatccatccaaGATATTCcactaaaaagcaaaaatgtcaacctcatggtggcgctagagttAACAATAAGACCTAATAACgatttaattacaaaaacaaaagtattttttcttttttgttggtttgatAGAAATTTGAAACTCTAATGGGCAATTTGACATAAATTTACAAACAGTTTCATGTTTCCACATTTTCAGTTTAGACTTTATGACCTTTCCTCTTCCACCAAAAGCAGGCCAAATCTTTACACACAAGATATTGgataataattgtaatatttaaaaaatccctCACAA from Scomber scombrus chromosome 15, fScoSco1.1, whole genome shotgun sequence includes:
- the adra1ab gene encoding LOW QUALITY PROTEIN: alpha-1A adrenergic receptor (The sequence of the model RefSeq protein was modified relative to this genomic sequence to represent the inferred CDS: substituted 1 base at 1 genomic stop codon), translated to MHLGVDSTSLXTPNDCCPNCSSSAYPKVDVVKAVVLGMVLMMFVVFGVLGNILVILSVLCHHHWRSVTHYFIANLAAADLLLSSAVLPFSATSEALGRWVFGRLFCSVWAALDVLCCTASILSLCVISIDRYLSVSYPLRYPAIATGRRGLTAVAALWGLSAAISVGPLFGWKEPDPEDETVCRITEEPGYALFSALASFYIPLVIILAMYCRVYSVAKRETKMFRKGSKGKGVETEGVMLRIHRGTAAETEKQEDEEGRVRHKRKIFTLPKLLKFAREEKAAKTLSIVVGCFILCWLPFFLVLPIGSIFPSCKPSETIFKITFWLGYLNSCINPIIYPCFSQEYKKAFYNVLHWRCLRTGATAAGHITTYSSSPGPTSNTSVLAAQSRVTVSSWGCCRALSTSSSSVCSSGQTQSAQIQSKSLLKTWCFSASRTPIPQNPSSHGSTKVLRLSLGVTGDAV